A window of the Deltaproteobacteria bacterium genome harbors these coding sequences:
- a CDS encoding molybdenum cofactor guanylyltransferase, translated as MPKINDVTGVILAGGRSSRFGTNKALALFQGIPLIDRVLNVMSPLFHDLMIVTNTPEIYERLHLPLVKDFEPYLGPLGGIYTALRETRNDRIFVVGCDMPLLDPKVISGIIQKSEEADAVVPIHDGIREFLMAVYSRKLLPEICKSLGEGRLSVKELCFHIPCIEWIPVKGDSWTAINTAEELKKLEERYAR; from the coding sequence ATGCCGAAAATCAATGATGTGACCGGCGTTATTTTAGCGGGCGGGAGATCAAGCCGTTTCGGAACCAACAAGGCGCTCGCCCTTTTCCAGGGGATCCCCCTGATCGATCGGGTTCTGAATGTCATGAGTCCGCTCTTCCATGACCTGATGATCGTCACCAACACGCCGGAGATTTACGAACGCCTGCATCTCCCCCTTGTGAAAGATTTCGAACCCTACTTAGGACCGTTGGGAGGAATTTACACCGCCCTCCGAGAGACGAGAAACGATCGAATCTTTGTTGTCGGCTGCGACATGCCACTGCTGGATCCAAAAGTCATCTCGGGAATCATCCAGAAGTCAGAGGAAGCGGATGCGGTTGTACCGATTCACGACGGCATCCGTGAGTTCCTGATGGCAGTCTATTCCCGCAAACTCCTCCCGGAGATCTGCAAGAGCCTTGGCGAAGGAAGGCTTTCCGTAAAGGAGCTCTGTTTTCATATACCGTGTATCGAATGGATCCCGGTCAAGGGGGATTCCTGGACCGCGATCAATACCGCTGAGGAACTCAAAAAATTGGAGGAGAGGTATGCTCGTTGA
- a CDS encoding hemerythrin domain-containing protein yields the protein MTSITDYYAKDHDRLDGLFKTFQSTKRTDFGRAKVAFVEFKFGLQRHIIWEEDILFPFFEQKTGMRDGSPTAVMRMEHREIRDALESIHAKVAKKDPNSDESEERLVTVLTQHNVKEEEILYPAIDRLLTDQEKETVFKRMEDIPPERYETCC from the coding sequence ATGACAAGTATCACCGACTATTACGCAAAAGACCATGACCGACTGGACGGTCTCTTCAAGACCTTCCAGTCAACCAAGAGAACTGATTTCGGGAGGGCGAAGGTGGCATTCGTTGAATTTAAATTTGGTCTCCAGAGACATATCATCTGGGAGGAGGATATCCTCTTCCCCTTCTTTGAACAAAAGACGGGGATGAGGGATGGTAGCCCGACCGCTGTCATGCGAATGGAGCATCGTGAGATCCGTGACGCGCTCGAAAGCATCCACGCGAAGGTCGCCAAAAAAGACCCGAACTCCGATGAGTCAGAGGAGAGACTCGTCACCGTCCTGACACAACATAACGTGAAGGAGGAGGAGATCCTCTATCCGGCTATCGATCGCTTGCTAACAGATCAAGAGAAGGAAACTGTTTTCAAGAGGATGGAAGACATACCCCCGGAACGCTATGAAACCTGTTGCTGA
- a CDS encoding molybdopterin molybdotransferase MoeA — translation MISAHEAQNIILEKTSRLGNEEVPLSLSLHRYLAEPITAPIDLPPFDNAAMDGFAIQSGDTKTASAQNPVTLKVVGTIAAGDAPSQAVLKSGEYFRIMTGAPVPDGADAVVPFEEAVHTPLEVRIIKPVPSGSNIRLAGEDVKKDQRILDVGEKITSRTIALLAALGVYRIPVFRHPNIKILVTGSELTAVGHPLHDGKIYNSNGPALTAALQEIDIIPQIVVSSADVVSDLKTFFTASEEADALITIGAVSTGDFDFIPQVLKGIGAEIAFHKVSIKPGKPLLFATWKGKPIFGLPGNPVSALMVFERFVRPALLKMMGANNFLRRRGIAVATETLSGSLGKENYLRGIVESSGNGSHARSAGKQGSAHLLPLARANAILIVPPEKEEIRAGETVEFETFLEEL, via the coding sequence GTGATTTCCGCTCATGAAGCGCAAAACATTATCCTCGAAAAAACAAGCCGGCTTGGAAACGAAGAGGTCCCCCTGTCCCTGTCGCTGCACCGATACCTCGCAGAGCCGATCACTGCCCCGATCGATCTTCCACCCTTTGACAACGCCGCTATGGATGGCTTTGCAATTCAAAGTGGCGATACGAAAACTGCCTCGGCCCAAAACCCGGTCACATTAAAAGTTGTTGGGACAATCGCTGCTGGAGATGCTCCCTCTCAAGCCGTTCTCAAATCAGGCGAATATTTCCGAATCATGACGGGGGCTCCCGTTCCGGATGGTGCCGATGCCGTCGTGCCCTTTGAAGAGGCTGTTCACACCCCCCTTGAGGTAAGAATCATAAAACCAGTTCCCTCAGGTTCCAATATCCGCCTTGCCGGTGAGGATGTAAAAAAGGATCAAAGGATTCTCGATGTCGGAGAAAAGATCACCTCTCGTACGATTGCGCTCCTGGCGGCATTAGGTGTTTATCGAATCCCGGTTTTCAGGCATCCGAACATCAAGATCCTCGTAACCGGAAGCGAACTCACCGCCGTCGGACACCCTCTGCACGATGGAAAGATCTATAACAGCAATGGCCCTGCACTGACGGCCGCGTTACAAGAAATCGATATTATCCCTCAAATAGTCGTCTCCTCCGCGGATGTCGTCTCTGATCTCAAAACCTTCTTCACAGCCTCAGAAGAGGCGGATGCGCTGATAACAATCGGGGCGGTTTCCACCGGCGATTTTGATTTTATCCCTCAGGTCCTGAAGGGGATCGGTGCCGAAATAGCCTTTCACAAGGTCTCCATAAAACCAGGCAAGCCGCTCCTCTTCGCCACTTGGAAAGGGAAACCGATCTTTGGGCTCCCAGGGAATCCGGTCTCCGCCCTAATGGTTTTTGAGCGCTTTGTCCGACCGGCACTCCTCAAGATGATGGGGGCAAATAATTTTTTACGAAGACGAGGGATCGCGGTCGCTACCGAAACTCTGTCTGGGAGCTTGGGCAAGGAAAACTATCTCCGAGGAATCGTTGAATCGTCTGGCAATGGATCCCATGCCCGCTCCGCCGGGAAGCAAGGATCAGCCCATCTTCTTCCACTCGCTCGAGCTAATGCGATCTTGATCGTCCCTCCTGAAAAAGAGGAGATCCGCGCCGGAGAAACAGTCGAATTCGAAACATTTTTGGAGGAACTATGA
- a CDS encoding twin-arginine translocase TatA/TatE family subunit, with product MRLGPWEIAAIVVVALLIFGPSKLPKLGQSLAEFFRNFKKGVKEVEKEGEEIKKSLTP from the coding sequence ATGCGTCTTGGACCTTGGGAAATAGCAGCGATTGTTGTTGTGGCCCTCTTGATCTTCGGCCCCTCGAAACTCCCGAAGCTTGGTCAGAGTTTGGCGGAGTTTTTCAGGAATTTCAAAAAAGGGGTCAAGGAGGTCGAGAAGGAAGGAGAAGAGATCAAGAAGAGTCTGACGCCCTGA
- a CDS encoding MoaD/ThiS family protein has product MKIKLRFFSLLHHYFGTGEMETNLDSPKTVQEVFFDLFEDKELAEKLARSIRFAVNWEYVEPEMVVHEGDEVAFIPPVSGG; this is encoded by the coding sequence ATGAAGATAAAACTCCGTTTTTTCTCACTGCTTCATCATTACTTTGGCACCGGAGAAATGGAAACCAATCTTGATTCTCCAAAAACCGTTCAAGAAGTTTTTTTTGATCTGTTTGAGGACAAGGAACTCGCGGAGAAACTAGCGCGATCGATCCGGTTTGCCGTGAACTGGGAATATGTCGAGCCGGAGATGGTCGTCCACGAAGGTGACGAAGTCGCATTTATACCACCTGTTAGCGGAGGATAG
- a CDS encoding molecular chaperone TorD family protein — MNHPSDLYKILAICFRRPDEPLFEIFRKTDSFRDILKGTSLEGLLSEHTRLFSLSVAGGIPPYETEYGHKDIFFKTQRMADIAGFCHAFGVETTDTPPERIDFIGSELELMYWITLKEQRAMDAGKTEQAEICRDAAAKFLQDHLGRWGSYFGDQIAKSAHLPFYKQVGQSLFELIESECERLNVQPERVTGWNPEPLSATEFECGSETGCKGELS, encoded by the coding sequence ATGAACCATCCATCGGACCTCTATAAAATTCTTGCCATCTGCTTTCGTCGCCCGGATGAGCCTCTCTTCGAGATATTTCGAAAAACAGACTCCTTTCGGGACATCCTCAAGGGCACCTCATTAGAAGGACTGCTTTCGGAACATACGCGGCTTTTTTCCTTAAGCGTGGCGGGCGGGATTCCTCCCTATGAAACCGAATATGGGCATAAAGATATCTTCTTCAAGACACAGCGTATGGCAGACATCGCCGGCTTTTGTCATGCCTTTGGGGTTGAGACGACAGACACGCCCCCTGAACGAATAGACTTTATCGGGTCCGAGCTGGAATTGATGTATTGGATCACCCTTAAGGAACAAAGAGCCATGGATGCGGGAAAGACCGAACAAGCCGAGATCTGCCGGGATGCCGCAGCCAAATTTCTTCAGGACCACCTGGGACGCTGGGGCTCTTATTTCGGAGATCAGATCGCAAAATCGGCACACCTTCCTTTTTACAAACAAGTTGGTCAATCGCTTTTTGAATTGATTGAATCCGAATGCGAGCGTCTGAACGTGCAACCGGAAAGGGTCACCGGATGGAATCCGGAGCCGCTTTCTGCCACGGAGTTTGAGTGTGGGAGTGAGACAGGGTGTAAAGGAGAACTTTCATGA
- the moaA gene encoding GTP 3',8-cyclase MoaA translates to MLVDGFQRQIDYLRLSVTDLCNLRCQYCMPFEGVPRMGKENILTFEEITRLVQILVPLGIRRVRLTGGEPLVRRDVPSLVKRLKEIPGLQEVLMTTNAILLKPVAQELKNAGLEKINIHLDTLSPEKFRKITRWGEFQNVLDGIEEAKKAGLKPIKLNAVIQKGINDDEVEGLLLFAAEKGLVLRLIELMPIGPAHEMMGKRFIPIESLRSRLEEKYSLLPARLEIGSGPAVYYKVRELGTLIGFISPVSQPFCKSCNRIRIGSDGRFQDCLAYDGSFSLRDLLRNPNYSDKMVAEEIVHLLQGKRESHKNFIQDETIQTPCMYGIGG, encoded by the coding sequence ATGCTCGTTGATGGTTTTCAAAGACAGATCGACTACCTCCGCCTCTCTGTAACCGATCTATGTAATCTCCGCTGTCAGTACTGTATGCCGTTCGAGGGAGTTCCCAGGATGGGGAAGGAAAACATCCTGACCTTTGAAGAGATCACTCGGCTCGTTCAGATCCTCGTCCCTCTCGGGATCCGTCGTGTCCGGCTCACAGGGGGCGAACCCCTCGTTCGAAGGGACGTCCCAAGCCTGGTAAAAAGACTGAAGGAAATTCCAGGTCTTCAAGAGGTGCTGATGACCACAAACGCCATCCTTTTGAAACCGGTGGCGCAGGAACTGAAAAATGCCGGCCTCGAAAAGATCAACATCCACCTGGATACCCTCTCTCCGGAAAAATTCAGGAAGATTACACGTTGGGGAGAATTCCAGAATGTCCTCGATGGAATCGAAGAGGCCAAGAAGGCAGGCCTAAAACCGATCAAACTGAATGCCGTCATTCAAAAGGGGATCAATGACGATGAGGTTGAGGGACTCCTGCTCTTCGCTGCCGAGAAGGGACTGGTCCTTCGATTGATTGAACTAATGCCGATCGGACCGGCACACGAGATGATGGGGAAGCGATTCATCCCGATAGAGAGCTTGAGATCCCGACTGGAAGAAAAATATTCGCTCCTGCCGGCCCGTCTGGAGATCGGGAGCGGACCGGCTGTCTATTATAAGGTCAGGGAGCTGGGAACCCTCATTGGATTTATCAGCCCGGTCTCTCAACCGTTTTGCAAGAGCTGTAATCGAATTCGGATCGGAAGCGACGGGCGATTTCAGGATTGTCTGGCGTACGATGGAAGTTTTTCTCTGAGGGACCTTCTTCGGAATCCGAATTATTCCGATAAAATGGTCGCTGAAGAGATTGTTCATCTGCTGCAGGGGAAGCGAGAGAGTCACAAGAATTTCATACAGGATGAAACCATTCAAACCCCCTGTATGTATGGGATTGGAGGATAA
- a CDS encoding radical SAM protein produces MIIKPSLRLLFWETTTGCNLACIHCRRLDVATEMMRDDLSLAESFTFIQQLREVGHCILVLSGGEPLIRKDIFDIAQYANWQGLTVALATNGTLIDRDVASKIRKSGIHRVAISIDGSDPSTHDDFRKQPGSLAGALQGMTFCRQEGISLQINCTITQHNVHQLDPLYQLALEHQADAFHLFMLVPVGCGMSIADSHMLSAEKYEEVLNWIYDRAQEKKMFVKATCAPHYFRVVNQRAKKEHRPIGGEKQGMHAFTRGCLAGTDICFVSHKGDVFPCGYLPVPAGNIRHQSFREIWEKSPVWEGFRNTDLLEGKCGLCEFKNICLGCRARAYYATGNFLAEEPYCAYEPVAMRRRAR; encoded by the coding sequence ATGATCATCAAGCCCTCACTCAGACTCCTCTTCTGGGAAACAACGACGGGATGCAATCTCGCCTGTATCCACTGCCGCCGTTTGGATGTCGCCACGGAGATGATGCGAGATGACTTAAGCCTCGCCGAATCCTTCACCTTTATTCAGCAATTAAGAGAAGTGGGTCATTGCATTCTCGTCCTCTCCGGCGGTGAACCTCTGATTCGAAAAGATATCTTCGATATCGCGCAGTATGCCAACTGGCAGGGACTCACCGTTGCGCTCGCGACAAACGGGACCCTGATTGATCGCGATGTCGCTTCCAAAATCCGAAAATCGGGAATCCATCGTGTCGCAATCAGCATTGATGGAAGTGATCCAAGCACGCATGATGATTTTCGCAAACAACCTGGCTCTCTCGCCGGAGCCCTTCAGGGAATGACCTTCTGTCGGCAGGAAGGGATCAGTCTGCAGATCAACTGCACGATCACTCAGCATAACGTCCATCAACTGGATCCGCTTTATCAATTGGCCCTCGAGCACCAGGCGGATGCGTTTCACCTCTTCATGTTGGTCCCGGTCGGCTGCGGGATGTCAATCGCCGATAGCCACATGCTCTCAGCCGAGAAGTATGAGGAGGTTCTAAATTGGATCTATGATCGGGCTCAGGAAAAAAAGATGTTTGTAAAGGCGACCTGCGCGCCGCACTATTTTCGGGTAGTGAATCAACGAGCTAAAAAAGAGCACCGCCCAATCGGGGGGGAGAAACAGGGGATGCATGCCTTTACCCGTGGTTGTTTGGCCGGCACCGACATCTGTTTCGTCTCGCACAAGGGCGACGTCTTCCCGTGTGGCTACCTTCCAGTTCCAGCTGGGAATATCCGTCATCAATCGTTCCGTGAGATCTGGGAAAAATCACCCGTCTGGGAAGGCTTCCGAAACACCGATCTTCTCGAAGGAAAGTGTGGGCTCTGCGAGTTCAAGAATATCTGTCTAGGCTGCCGGGCCCGCGCCTATTACGCCACAGGAAATTTTCTCGCGGAGGAGCCGTACTGTGCCTATGAACCGGTTGCCATGAGAAGGAGGGCCCGATGA
- a CDS encoding M20/M25/M40 family metallo-hydrolase: MSWNLIEEAKKIIGIRSLTNEGTRALAEHLVPLCRQAGLQITLRPPSKPTGFDELNLIAHTVPDGSEDLCPNGLLMVTHLDTVPAGDPALWTETSGKPFQATIKGDKIYGLGSADTKLDFLCKLKAIEEVGVKNIKIPLCLVGSYGEERALAGIKELRLSGRVKPRFALIGEPSELKPVLKHKGILYMQACFDLKGGWLGSGARPRATGEHGWAEPETGPALVKTNIFHGRAAHGSTPHLGENAIFKAFEWLFEEQKKNPLIQLAEINGGTVHNIVPETCMLKTTSGEKPCPRIEFLKTFWGLYQTAQERLGENTDSLFDPPITTGNVGVLKTKEDRIEMEFDFRLIPATNGNELFEIFQKISHLSGASLEVISSNPPMDTSERSEIVRHVSSSLKEIGLPVEFHAKAGNTEGAIVSQMGAEAIVIGPGRSTGNIHKPNESNEISQLKKAVEFYGVLLRRFC, translated from the coding sequence ATGTCATGGAACCTCATCGAAGAAGCCAAAAAAATCATCGGGATCCGATCCTTGACCAATGAGGGAACTCGAGCATTGGCCGAGCACCTTGTCCCCCTTTGCCGACAGGCAGGCCTCCAGATAACCCTTCGGCCCCCTTCCAAACCAACCGGTTTTGATGAGCTGAATCTGATCGCACATACAGTACCGGACGGATCGGAAGATCTCTGTCCAAATGGGCTCTTGATGGTCACCCACCTCGATACCGTCCCGGCCGGAGACCCTGCCTTATGGACAGAGACGTCAGGGAAACCTTTTCAGGCAACAATCAAAGGGGATAAAATCTATGGCCTCGGAAGTGCCGATACGAAGCTTGATTTTCTCTGCAAGCTAAAGGCGATCGAAGAGGTCGGCGTCAAAAACATCAAGATCCCCCTCTGCCTCGTCGGTTCCTACGGGGAAGAACGGGCGCTCGCCGGGATTAAAGAACTGCGTCTTTCGGGGAGGGTCAAACCCCGTTTTGCATTAATCGGGGAGCCATCTGAATTAAAGCCGGTGCTGAAGCATAAGGGGATTTTGTATATGCAAGCTTGTTTTGATTTGAAGGGCGGGTGGCTCGGGTCGGGCGCCCGCCCGCGCGCAACGGGTGAGCACGGGTGGGCGGAACCCGAGACAGGACCCGCCCTTGTGAAAACCAACATTTTTCATGGCCGCGCTGCGCATGGCTCGACCCCCCACCTCGGTGAAAACGCGATCTTTAAGGCGTTCGAGTGGCTCTTCGAGGAACAGAAAAAAAATCCGCTCATTCAATTGGCCGAAATCAACGGCGGGACGGTACATAATATTGTCCCTGAAACCTGTATGCTGAAAACTACTAGCGGAGAAAAACCATGCCCACGGATCGAATTCCTGAAGACCTTTTGGGGCCTTTATCAGACAGCGCAGGAAAGATTAGGAGAAAACACCGACTCGCTTTTTGATCCACCAATCACCACGGGCAACGTCGGCGTCTTAAAGACAAAAGAAGATCGGATAGAGATGGAATTTGATTTTCGGTTAATCCCCGCCACGAATGGGAATGAACTGTTCGAGATCTTTCAAAAAATTTCCCATCTTTCGGGTGCCTCACTTGAGGTAATCTCCTCAAATCCGCCGATGGATACTTCGGAGAGGTCGGAAATTGTCCGGCATGTCTCTTCTTCATTAAAAGAGATCGGTCTTCCCGTGGAGTTTCATGCGAAGGCGGGGAATACAGAAGGGGCGATCGTGAGTCAGATGGGGGCTGAGGCGATCGTGATTGGCCCGGGACGTTCTACGGGAAACATCCATAAGCCGAATGAGTCGAATGAAATCTCGCAATTGAAAAAGGCGGTTGAGTTCTATGGGGTCCTTTTGAGGAGGTTTTGCTAA
- a CDS encoding bifunctional molybdenum cofactor biosynthesis protein MoaC/MoaB, protein MIDISDKIETLRTAVAESKVIAKKETIDRAVRGETPKGEVLPIARAAAVLAAKKTSELIPYCHPLPLDSVTISFEPENSRILIRSEVKTVGRTGVEMEALTAASIAALTIYDMVKGIDKEVAIGETRLVEKHGGKSDFEEKFLTPLRTAVLVTSDSVSEGKKTDKSGKFIVDEMKKFPVVVQHYEIVPDEKEKIRQKIVSWIEEGIQLILTTGGTGLGPRDVTVETVREISEREVPGIAEAMRVFGQRRTPYAMLSRGVVGVRRNTLIVTFPGSSNGVRESIRAIFPNVLHAFNMMTGGRH, encoded by the coding sequence ATGATCGACATCTCGGATAAAATCGAAACCCTTCGAACCGCTGTCGCCGAGTCAAAGGTGATTGCCAAAAAAGAGACAATCGACAGGGCAGTTCGTGGTGAGACTCCTAAAGGAGAGGTTCTTCCGATTGCTCGAGCCGCAGCGGTACTGGCGGCAAAAAAGACATCGGAACTGATTCCCTATTGCCACCCACTTCCTCTGGATTCTGTCACTATTTCATTTGAACCTGAAAATTCGCGAATTCTCATCCGCTCTGAAGTGAAGACAGTTGGAAGGACTGGTGTTGAGATGGAGGCGTTAACAGCAGCTTCTATTGCTGCCCTCACGATTTACGACATGGTCAAGGGAATCGATAAAGAAGTGGCCATCGGCGAAACGAGACTTGTCGAAAAACATGGAGGGAAGAGCGATTTTGAGGAAAAATTTCTCACCCCTCTTCGAACCGCTGTCCTCGTCACCTCGGACTCTGTCTCAGAGGGAAAGAAGACGGACAAATCGGGCAAATTCATTGTGGACGAGATGAAGAAATTTCCCGTCGTAGTCCAGCATTATGAGATCGTCCCCGATGAGAAGGAAAAAATTCGCCAAAAGATAGTGTCCTGGATCGAAGAGGGAATTCAACTCATCCTAACCACAGGGGGCACAGGGCTAGGGCCCAGAGATGTCACCGTAGAGACGGTCCGGGAGATAAGCGAGCGGGAGGTGCCAGGCATCGCCGAGGCAATGCGAGTCTTCGGCCAAAGACGAACACCGTACGCAATGCTCTCACGTGGAGTTGTGGGCGTCAGGAGAAACACACTCATCGTTACATTCCCCGGCTCTTCCAATGGTGTCAGAGAATCGATACGAGCAATCTTTCCGAATGTGCTGCATGCCTTCAATATGATGACGGGGGGAAGACATTAA
- a CDS encoding molybdenum cofactor biosynthesis protein MoaE, translating to MIEITERAINVSKVLQSILAKEAGALAHFIGTIRKEEEISGLFYECYPGMAQKTLEKISTEAKKKWPLFKISIVHRYGWVGLGEPSVVIAVSSAHRKEAFEACQFIIDQIKERVPIWKRGLPAREERFAYAENQ from the coding sequence ATGATTGAAATAACCGAAAGGGCAATCAACGTTTCGAAAGTTCTTCAATCAATCCTTGCGAAAGAGGCAGGGGCCCTCGCTCATTTCATTGGAACGATTCGAAAAGAGGAAGAGATTTCTGGACTTTTCTACGAATGCTATCCGGGGATGGCCCAAAAGACCCTCGAAAAAATTTCGACAGAAGCAAAAAAGAAATGGCCTCTTTTCAAAATCTCCATTGTCCATCGTTATGGCTGGGTCGGTCTCGGCGAGCCGTCTGTTGTGATTGCCGTCTCAAGCGCGCATCGAAAAGAGGCGTTCGAGGCCTGCCAGTTTATCATCGATCAGATCAAAGAGAGGGTGCCGATCTGGAAGCGTGGGTTGCCGGCCAGAGAAGAGAGGTTTGCCTATGCCGAAAATCAATGA
- a CDS encoding radical SAM protein has product MINVSKLYCGHETESDRLRYGAHKQTKLSEIRPVVVWNTTRRCNLNCLHCYSDSENKNYTGELTTEEGKRLLNDLAGFKAPAVLLSGGEPLMRGDLFELVAHGRSLGLRFTLSTNGTLINHSMAKKIYDSGFAYVGISLDGIGPTNDLFRGKLGAFEGALRAFRNLKSIGQKVGLRMTLTRHNISELSRIFDLIEEEKIDRACFYHLVPSGRGRMMADDLPTSEEIRQAVELICEKTKKWFQRGTPKEILTVDNHVDGIFVYLKLLREDPARAAKIYELLKINGGALKSSGVGIGCIDFLGHVHADQFWMHYSLGNVRKRPFSEIWRDEREPLLAGLRNRKSFLTGRCASCPYLDLCGGSLRVRAELLTGDRWATDPACYLTGEEFGRGAGI; this is encoded by the coding sequence ATGATCAACGTGTCCAAACTCTACTGCGGACATGAGACGGAAAGTGATCGACTTCGTTATGGGGCCCACAAACAAACGAAATTAAGCGAGATCCGGCCGGTCGTAGTCTGGAATACCACCCGAAGGTGCAATCTCAATTGCCTGCATTGTTACAGCGATTCTGAAAATAAAAACTACACCGGTGAGCTCACGACGGAAGAGGGGAAAAGACTGCTAAATGATTTAGCCGGCTTCAAGGCCCCCGCTGTTTTGCTCTCCGGCGGAGAACCCTTGATGAGGGGCGATCTTTTTGAACTTGTCGCGCATGGTCGTTCCTTGGGTCTCCGATTTACCCTTTCGACGAATGGGACACTGATCAATCATTCAATGGCAAAAAAGATCTATGACAGTGGATTCGCCTATGTCGGGATCAGTCTGGACGGAATCGGTCCTACCAATGACCTCTTTCGTGGGAAGCTCGGTGCCTTCGAGGGGGCGCTTCGGGCGTTCCGAAATCTGAAATCGATCGGTCAAAAGGTCGGCCTCAGGATGACGCTGACACGACACAATATCTCCGAACTCTCACGGATCTTCGACTTGATCGAAGAGGAGAAGATCGACCGCGCCTGTTTTTACCACCTCGTTCCTTCCGGGCGAGGCCGAATGATGGCCGATGACCTCCCGACATCCGAGGAGATACGACAGGCGGTTGAATTGATCTGCGAGAAGACGAAGAAGTGGTTTCAACGAGGGACTCCAAAGGAGATCTTGACGGTCGACAATCATGTCGATGGGATCTTCGTCTACCTGAAACTCCTCCGGGAAGACCCTGCACGGGCGGCAAAGATTTACGAACTCCTCAAGATCAATGGAGGGGCGCTCAAGAGTTCTGGCGTTGGAATTGGCTGTATCGATTTTCTTGGGCATGTCCACGCCGACCAGTTCTGGATGCACTACTCCCTCGGCAATGTCCGCAAACGTCCCTTCTCTGAAATCTGGCGTGATGAGCGCGAACCGCTTCTCGCGGGTCTCAGGAATCGAAAATCATTTCTGACAGGACGTTGCGCGAGTTGTCCCTATCTTGACCTTTGTGGTGGATCCCTCCGCGTTCGGGCAGAGCTACTGACCGGCGACCGCTGGGCGACTGATCCAGCCTGTTACCTTACAGGTGAAGAATTTGGTCGGGGCGCAGGGATTTGA
- a CDS encoding sulfite exporter TauE/SafE family protein, with the protein MPLFFLTALIYSTVGLGGGSTYLALLVLFSIPYQAIPKIGLICNLIVVTGGCFFYIKEGHFSFKKTVPFVLTSIPFAYLGGRIPIQKEFFQLLLGFSLLAAAVRMLLAEKAYSASGSIGWKKSLLIGLPIGALLGLLSGLVGIGGGIFLSPLLCLLHWTDAKGAAASASFFILVNSLAGLSGQIMKSGVLPEMIFIIPLGVAALLGGQIGSRLGSREIPKLAVQRITSILIFFVAGRLLWNGFL; encoded by the coding sequence ATGCCGCTATTTTTTTTAACGGCCCTCATCTACTCAACAGTCGGACTTGGAGGCGGATCAACGTATCTCGCCCTGCTGGTTCTCTTTTCAATCCCCTACCAGGCGATCCCGAAGATCGGCCTCATCTGTAACCTGATTGTCGTGACGGGGGGATGTTTCTTCTATATAAAGGAAGGGCACTTCTCCTTCAAAAAAACAGTTCCATTTGTCCTAACCTCGATCCCCTTCGCCTACCTCGGAGGACGGATTCCGATTCAGAAGGAATTTTTTCAACTTCTCTTAGGTTTTTCCCTTCTCGCCGCCGCCGTCAGGATGCTCCTCGCAGAAAAGGCCTACTCCGCCTCAGGTTCCATCGGATGGAAGAAATCTCTTCTGATCGGGTTGCCCATCGGCGCCCTTCTTGGTCTTCTCTCGGGGCTTGTCGGGATCGGTGGAGGAATCTTTCTCTCTCCCCTCCTCTGTCTCCTTCACTGGACAGATGCGAAAGGGGCCGCTGCCTCAGCCAGTTTCTTCATCCTCGTAAATTCCCTGGCAGGGTTGTCAGGACAGATCATGAAAAGTGGCGTTCTTCCGGAGATGATCTTCATCATTCCTCTGGGTGTGGCAGCATTGTTAGGGGGTCAGATCGGAAGTCGGCTCGGATCCCGCGAGATCCCAAAACTTGCCGTTCAGAGGATCACATCAATTCTGATCTTTTTTGTGGCAGGCCGCCTTCTCTGGAACGGATTTTTATGA